From the Burkholderia cenocepacia genome, the window GATACGCCGACGACCGGCAACGCGTTCGACCTGAATGCGAGCCTCGCATGGGAAATCGACATCTTCGGCCGCATCCGCCAGGGGGTGTCGGCAGCCGACGCGGATATCGCATCCGCGCAAAACGATGCGGCGGCCGTGCGGATCGCGACGATCGACGAAACCGTGCGCACCTACGTGACGGTGCGCGGCCTCGAACAGCGGCTCGCGCTGGTCGAGGCCAACGCGTCGAGCCAGCGCGGCACCGAGGAATCGACACGGCGCCTGTTCGACGCGGGCGTCGTGCCGATCGCCGACGTCGACCGCGCCGCCGCGCAGACGGAAACGACGCTGGCCGAACTGCCCGCGCTGCAACTGCAGCGGCAGGCCGCGATTCACCGGCTGTCGATCATCACCGCATCGACGCCGCAAGATATCTATGCGCGGCTCGACCCGCCCGCGCCCGAGCCGGTGTGGACCGCCGGCGCGCCGGGCATCGGCACGCCGGCCGACCTGCTGCGTCGGCGGCCCGACGTGCGCGCGGCCGAGGCGCGCGTCGTCGCGGCCTATGCGCGCATCGGCGTCGCCGAGGCCGACCTGAAGCCGCACCTGCAACTGATCGGCGTGATCGGCGCGGCGATCGACGGTTTCTCGGGCGCGTCGCTCGCGCGTTCGCTCGTATGGATGGCCGGCGCCGGCGCGAGCGCGCCGCTGATCGACGGCGGCCGGCGCCGCAGCGTCGTCGCGTTGCGGCGCGCGCAGGCCGACCAGGCGCTCGCCGCCTATCGCACGGCCGTGCTGACGGCCGTCGGCGACGTCGAGACGTCGGTGGCCGCGACCGCCCGAAATCACGGCCGGACCGAACGCCTCGAGCGCGCGGTGTCGAATGCGCGGGGTGCGTATACGCAGATCAACCGGTCGTGGCGCAGCGGCGAATCGGCGTTCATCGATACGCTGGAAGTGCAGCGTGCGCTGCTCGCGGCCGAGGATTCGCTCGCACGGGCGCGCACCGAGGAAACGCTGAGCCGGGTCAGGCTGATGAGTGCGCTGGGGCAGTAAGCGCGCGGTTCGGGTTCGATCATGCGCGAAGGGCGACGGGTTCGATGTCATTCGAACCCGTCGCCCTTTTACGTGGCGTGAACCCGTGCGGGCGGCATCGACATCAATCGATGTCGCCGCCTGCCTTCAACTGCGCGCTCACATAGTCGAGAAAGCTGACGATGCGCGACGACAGCGTCGTGTTGCGATAAAACACCGCATGAATCGGCTGGCGGAACTCGAGGGTGTCGTCGACGAGCAGTTCGACGAGGCTGCCATCGCGGCGATGCGTGCCCGTCATGTAGTCGGCGAGACATACGACGCCCGCGCCATTGAGCGCGAGCGTCAGCAGCGTCTCGCCGCTCGACGCCTGCAGCGCCGGATGAATGCGGTACACGCCATCGTCCGCGGTGCGCAGCGGCCAGTGGTTCAGCGTTTCCGGCTGCACGAAGCCGAGCAGCGTGTGGTTCGCGAGATCGGCGACGCTCGCCGGCACGCCGGCTTTCTCCAGATAGGCCGGGCCCGCCAGAATGCGCAGCCGGCTGCTGCCGAGCCGGCGCGCATGCAGCGTCGAATCGCGCAGCTCGCCGATCCGGATCGCGACGTCGGTGCGCTGTTCGAGCAGGTCGATGATCTCGTCGCTCGTATGAAGTTCGGCCTCGATCGCCGGATACGCGTCGCGAAAGCCCGGCATCATCGGCGCGATCACATGCTGCATGAACGGCATCGCCGCATTGATCCGCAACCGCCCGGCCGGCGCCTCGCGCTGGCTGACGATCTGTTCCTCGGCGAATTCGACCGACGCGATGATCTCGCGCGCGTAGTCGAGAAAGAGCTTGCCCTCCTCGGTCATTTCGAGGCGGCGTGTCGTGCGGCGGATCAGCGTGGTGTCGAGTTTCTCCTCGAGACGCCGCAGAATCCGGCTCATCACCGAGGTCGGCTGATGCAGTTTGTCCGCCGCGCCCGTCAATGAACCGGTATCGGCGATAGTCACGAACGCGAGCATCTCGTCGAGGGTCGTCTTCATGGTCGGCAGTCGTCAGCGGTATCAGGGACCGTCACGATAGTGCCGCCGCGCCGCTTTGATAAGCGGGTTCGCGTGCGAATCATAGTTGATTTCGATTCAATAATGCGCGGCGAATATTGTCGGAATATTCGGATGTGAAACGGGCAGCCGGGCCTGCAAGCACGCGCGGATCGACGCGCGTTTCAGCAGGCAACGCGGTGCGGCAGCGTCAGGCCGCGACGGGCATCTCGTGGCGAATCCAGTCGAGCATCGCGCCGTGCCGCGGCGCCCACCCGAGTTCCCGTCGCGCCCGCAGCGCCTTCACGCGGCTGTTCGAGGCGAGCGAGAAATGCGCACGCGAGTGACCGAGCACCTCGACGGCATCGGCGACGTCCCATTCGACGACCGAGCGCAAACCGAGCCGCGCGGCGAGCGCAAGACCGATTTCCGCGAACGACGCTTCGCCGTTTTCCGCGAAGTAGAACGCGCCCGGCGGCGCGGCATGGACCGCGCGCAGATAGAGATCGGCGACATCGTCGACGTGCACGTTCGACCAGCGGTTCAGCCCCTTGCCGATCACGCGCACCGCGCCGGCGTCGCGCGCGATGGCCGCGAGCAGCGGCAGTTGCGCGCTGTCGCGACGCAGCCCGAGGCCGTCGCCGTAGATCATGCTGTTGCAGATCACGGCCGAGCGGATGCCGAGGGTGGCGGCCGACATCACGAGCCGGTCGATCGCGCGGCGCTCGGCCTTCGCGGGGTGGACGATCGGCGTCGTTTCGTCGAACACGATCGCATCGCCGTGCGCGCCCTGCGCATCGTCCGCGATCACGCTCGTGCCGCTCGTGTGCAGGAACGCCTTGCCCGAGCCGCTCAGCGCCGCGATGATCGTCTCGACGGCCTCGCGGTGATCGCTGCTCGCCGCGTTGACGACGCAGTCCGCGTCGCGCGCGAACGCATGCAGCAGCGCCGTGTCGTCGAGCGTGCCGACGACCGGCATGATGCCGGCCGCCGCGAGTTTCGCGGCGTTGTCGCCATCGCGCGTCAAGCCGGTGACGACGTGCCCGGCCGAGACGAGCCGCGCGGCCACCGATCCGCCGATGTAGCCGGTCGCGCCCGTCACGAATATCCTGCTGCCTTTCATCCGCTGCTCCGGGAAGCGAGGCGGGCCATGCGGCGCACGTCTCGCGAAATATCGTGCGTCGCAGTATCGACGGCCGGTGCCGTCGGCGGAAGAGGTGAATCGCTAAAACAGTTTTGCGCGCGGCGGGATGATGGGTCGTGTCGGACGAAACCCGCTTCGATGGGCGTGCAGCCGTTCGCTGTGATCTCGCGCCGCCGGCCGCGCGTCGTCGAGCGCGGCCCCGCCCGTGATTCCGCCCCATGCGATGCTCGATCGGTCCGCCTCCGTCGACCGGTGTCGCGCTCGCCGCGCACCGGCTTGCCCGCCCATCACGGGCATTTCCCGACAGGCGGGCATGGCGACGTCACCGCCCGTCGCCGAGCGACCCGAGAATCCGGTAGGCGACCTTCACGCGGTCCTCGATCGGCACGTTGCCGTTCGCGAGCATCACGATCCCGATCCGCTTCGCGGGAACGAACGCGACGTACGTGCTGAAGCCACCGGTCGAGCCCGTCTTGTTGATCCAGGTCGCGGGGTTCGGCGCGAGCGGCGGCTGGATCGCGCTGGCCGGCACCGCGTCGAACAGCATCTTCGGCGCGTTGCCGGCCAGCAGCGTCGGCAATGCGACCGGGTACGGATACTGTTCCCAGATCAGGTCCTGCGTCAGCGGCCCCGCGCGGAAATAGCCGGCGTGCGTGCGTTCGATCGCGCGCTGCAGGCGCGGCGCCGTCTGGATCATCCCCAGGTTCGCCTGCACGAAGCGCAGCAGGTCGGCCGCCGTGGTCCGCACGCCGTACGCCGGCTGCCACAGCATGCCTTGCGTCATCCGCACCGGCTTGCCGTCCTTCGTGTAGCCCTGCGCATAGTCGGCCATGCGCGCGGCGGGCACGTCGATGTACGTGTGCGTCATCCCGAGCGCGGGAAAGAGCCGCTGCTCCATCAGTGTCGCGAAATCCTCGTGCATCGCCTTCGCGGTGAGCCAGCCGAGCATGCCGATCGCGACGTTCGAATACTTGCGGTGCGTGCCCGGCGCATACTCGGGCCGCCACGCGTCGAGGTAGCGGATCAGGTCCGCATCGTCGCGAATGCTGTCCGGCACCTGCAGCGGCGTCCCGCCGGGCGTGTGCGTGCCGAGCTGAAGCAGCGTGACGACGCCGAACGGCTTGCCCTGCAACTCGGGCAGATATCTGGCCACCGGGTCCGCGAGCGACAGTTCGCCGCCCTCCTGCGCGTCCGCGGCGAGCGTCGCGGTCAGCGTCTTGCTGACCGAACCGATCTCGAAGAGCGTGTCGCCGGTCACCGGCTTGCCGGTCTGCTTCGACATCACGCCGTAGTCGAACACCTGCGGCTTG encodes:
- a CDS encoding LysR substrate-binding domain-containing protein; translation: MKTTLDEMLAFVTIADTGSLTGAADKLHQPTSVMSRILRRLEEKLDTTLIRRTTRRLEMTEEGKLFLDYAREIIASVEFAEEQIVSQREAPAGRLRINAAMPFMQHVIAPMMPGFRDAYPAIEAELHTSDEIIDLLEQRTDVAIRIGELRDSTLHARRLGSSRLRILAGPAYLEKAGVPASVADLANHTLLGFVQPETLNHWPLRTADDGVYRIHPALQASSGETLLTLALNGAGVVCLADYMTGTHRRDGSLVELLVDDTLEFRQPIHAVFYRNTTLSSRIVSFLDYVSAQLKAGGDID
- a CDS encoding efflux transporter outer membrane subunit, with the translated sequence MKFVRLVAALSAAAVLTACTSAPVATVTPPPLAATYANADLAAGGPAADTGAWWHGFRDPILDRLVDTALANNLDLQAAVARIDAARAVRIGAASQWFPSVDLNAGAGRQRQSASQAFPTDTPTTGNAFDLNASLAWEIDIFGRIRQGVSAADADIASAQNDAAAVRIATIDETVRTYVTVRGLEQRLALVEANASSQRGTEESTRRLFDAGVVPIADVDRAAAQTETTLAELPALQLQRQAAIHRLSIITASTPQDIYARLDPPAPEPVWTAGAPGIGTPADLLRRRPDVRAAEARVVAAYARIGVAEADLKPHLQLIGVIGAAIDGFSGASLARSLVWMAGAGASAPLIDGGRRRSVVALRRAQADQALAAYRTAVLTAVGDVETSVAATARNHGRTERLERAVSNARGAYTQINRSWRSGESAFIDTLEVQRALLAAEDSLARARTEETLSRVRLMSALGQ
- a CDS encoding NAD-dependent epimerase/dehydratase family protein — protein: MKGSRIFVTGATGYIGGSVAARLVSAGHVVTGLTRDGDNAAKLAAAGIMPVVGTLDDTALLHAFARDADCVVNAASSDHREAVETIIAALSGSGKAFLHTSGTSVIADDAQGAHGDAIVFDETTPIVHPAKAERRAIDRLVMSAATLGIRSAVICNSMIYGDGLGLRRDSAQLPLLAAIARDAGAVRVIGKGLNRWSNVHVDDVADLYLRAVHAAPPGAFYFAENGEASFAEIGLALAARLGLRSVVEWDVADAVEVLGHSRAHFSLASNSRVKALRARRELGWAPRHGAMLDWIRHEMPVAA
- the ampC gene encoding class C beta-lactamase; this translates as MRFNATRVAATLFVAACATATAGRAAAVTQDDLHDTVTRHIAPLMKQYAIPGMAIGIVADGKPQVFDYGVMSKQTGKPVTGDTLFEIGSVSKTLTATLAADAQEGGELSLADPVARYLPELQGKPFGVVTLLQLGTHTPGGTPLQVPDSIRDDADLIRYLDAWRPEYAPGTHRKYSNVAIGMLGWLTAKAMHEDFATLMEQRLFPALGMTHTYIDVPAARMADYAQGYTKDGKPVRMTQGMLWQPAYGVRTTAADLLRFVQANLGMIQTAPRLQRAIERTHAGYFRAGPLTQDLIWEQYPYPVALPTLLAGNAPKMLFDAVPASAIQPPLAPNPATWINKTGSTGGFSTYVAFVPAKRIGIVMLANGNVPIEDRVKVAYRILGSLGDGR